One window of Burkholderia thailandensis E264 genomic DNA carries:
- a CDS encoding gamma-glutamylcyclotransferase — translation MSRPAPARCPYPPSLGEARYLSDDELAASLDATLAGWDRTSDLWLFGYGSLIWNPGMPAVEALRGKVHGYHRGLYLWSRVNRGTPEQPGLVLALDRGGSCTGLAFRLAGGTAMPHLEALWRREMAMGSYRPAWLPCALAGGERVSALAFVMRRDVPTYTGKLTDDVVKAVFGCASGRYGTTLDYVSRTVAALRDSGMPDRALEALLARCR, via the coding sequence GTGAGCCGCCCCGCCCCCGCCCGCTGCCCCTATCCTCCATCGCTCGGCGAAGCGCGCTACCTGAGCGACGACGAGCTCGCCGCGTCGCTCGACGCGACGCTCGCCGGCTGGGATCGCACGAGCGATCTATGGCTGTTCGGCTATGGCTCGCTCATCTGGAACCCGGGGATGCCGGCCGTCGAGGCGCTGCGCGGGAAAGTCCACGGCTACCACCGCGGGCTCTACCTGTGGTCGCGCGTGAACCGCGGCACGCCGGAGCAGCCGGGGCTCGTGCTCGCGCTCGACCGCGGCGGCTCGTGCACGGGACTCGCGTTCCGGCTCGCCGGCGGCACCGCGATGCCGCACCTCGAGGCGCTGTGGCGGCGCGAGATGGCGATGGGCTCGTACCGGCCCGCGTGGCTGCCGTGCGCGCTCGCGGGCGGCGAGCGGGTCAGCGCGCTCGCGTTCGTGATGCGGCGCGACGTGCCGACCTACACCGGCAAGCTGACCGACGACGTCGTGAAGGCCGTGTTCGGCTGCGCGAGCGGCCGCTACGGCACGACGCTCGACTACGTGAGCCGCACCGTCGCTGCGTTGCGCGACAGCGGAATGCCCGACCGCGCGCTCGAAGCGCTGCTCGCACGCTGCCGGTAG
- the ybeY gene encoding rRNA maturation RNase YbeY, translated as MKSSRSSKSARAEAAQPEFPRLSLFDAKGKVKTVEAQALRVDFADGRSLMFDLSGSSGDAAVAIVAQHTDPSLRATIALRPEHYDSVTVEAGADENPDFAHDATDDAGEDAPNREPELDLAVQYGDEIGDAQRRSLPKRKVIAEWLEPAIFSDAQFTVRFVGADEGRTLNHSYRHKDYATNVLTFAYGEEPDGVTVADLVLCCPVVEKEAREQGKTLVAHYAHLLVHGALHAQGYDHERGEEDAAEMEALEIDILAKLGFPNPYR; from the coding sequence ATGAAATCGTCCCGTTCCTCCAAGTCCGCACGCGCCGAAGCGGCGCAACCCGAGTTTCCCCGCCTGTCGCTGTTCGATGCGAAAGGCAAAGTCAAGACGGTCGAAGCACAGGCGCTGCGCGTCGACTTCGCCGACGGCCGCAGCCTGATGTTCGACCTGTCCGGCAGCTCGGGCGACGCGGCCGTCGCGATCGTCGCGCAGCACACGGACCCGTCGCTGCGCGCGACGATCGCGCTGCGCCCCGAGCACTATGACAGCGTGACGGTCGAAGCCGGCGCCGACGAGAACCCCGACTTCGCCCACGACGCGACGGACGATGCGGGCGAAGACGCGCCGAACCGCGAGCCCGAGCTCGACCTCGCGGTTCAGTACGGCGACGAGATCGGCGACGCGCAGCGCAGGTCGCTGCCCAAGCGCAAGGTGATCGCCGAATGGCTCGAGCCCGCGATCTTCTCCGACGCGCAGTTCACCGTGCGCTTCGTCGGCGCCGACGAGGGACGCACGCTCAACCACAGTTATCGGCACAAGGACTACGCGACGAACGTGCTCACCTTCGCGTACGGCGAGGAGCCGGACGGCGTCACGGTCGCGGATCTCGTGCTGTGCTGCCCCGTCGTCGAAAAGGAAGCGCGCGAACAGGGCAAGACGCTCGTCGCGCATTACGCGCATCTGCTCGTGCACGGCGCGCTGCACGCGCAGGGCTACGACCACGAGCGCGGCGAGGAGGACGCGGCCGAGATGGAAGCGCTCGAAATCGACATCCTCGCGAAGCTCGGCTTCCCGAATCCGTACCGCTGA
- a CDS encoding PhoH family protein, whose product MKTAQALEFTAPRDDNARLANLCGPLDENLRQIEQALDVTLSRRGHRIAIRGRGARIALAALEDFYNRARDPLSVDDIQLALVEARHPGNPRRNGNGNGDGSGQPEVDVRFRGDPDHPFDEPVVRIGDEPHADEAAPKLYTRRADLRGRTPAQREYLKQILSHDVTFGVGPAGTGKTYLAVACAVDALERDQVKRIVLTRPAVEAGERLGFLPGDLAQKVDPYLRPLYDALYDLLGFDKTAKMFERQMIEIAPLAYMRGRTLNHAFIILDEAQNTTPEQMKMFLTRIGFGSKAVVTGDTSQVDLPRGHKSGLVEAQQVLGGVRGIALTRFTSADVVRHPLVARIVEAYDEFHAQHKDE is encoded by the coding sequence TTGAAAACTGCACAAGCACTGGAATTCACCGCGCCGCGCGACGACAACGCGCGCCTCGCGAACCTCTGCGGCCCGCTCGACGAAAATCTGCGGCAGATCGAACAGGCGCTCGACGTGACGCTGTCGCGCCGCGGCCACCGGATCGCAATTCGCGGCCGCGGCGCGCGAATCGCGCTCGCGGCGCTCGAGGACTTCTACAACCGCGCGCGCGATCCGCTGTCGGTCGACGACATCCAGCTCGCGCTCGTCGAGGCGCGCCATCCAGGCAACCCGCGGCGCAACGGCAACGGCAACGGTGACGGCAGCGGCCAGCCGGAAGTCGACGTGCGCTTTCGCGGCGATCCGGACCATCCGTTCGACGAGCCCGTCGTGCGCATCGGCGACGAGCCGCATGCCGACGAGGCGGCGCCGAAGCTCTACACGCGCCGCGCCGACCTGCGCGGCCGCACCCCCGCGCAGCGCGAATATCTGAAGCAGATCCTGTCTCACGACGTCACGTTCGGCGTCGGGCCGGCGGGCACCGGCAAGACGTATCTCGCGGTCGCGTGCGCGGTCGACGCGCTCGAGCGCGACCAGGTCAAGCGCATCGTGCTGACGCGCCCGGCCGTCGAGGCGGGCGAGCGGCTCGGCTTCCTGCCGGGCGACCTCGCGCAGAAGGTCGATCCGTACCTGCGGCCGCTGTACGACGCGCTGTACGACCTGCTCGGCTTCGACAAGACCGCGAAGATGTTCGAGCGGCAGATGATCGAGATCGCGCCGCTCGCGTACATGCGCGGCCGCACGCTGAACCACGCGTTCATCATCCTCGACGAGGCGCAGAACACGACGCCCGAGCAGATGAAGATGTTCCTCACGCGGATCGGCTTCGGCTCGAAGGCGGTCGTCACGGGCGACACGAGCCAGGTGGACCTGCCGCGCGGGCACAAGAGCGGGCTCGTCGAGGCGCAGCAGGTGCTGGGCGGCGTGCGCGGCATCGCGCTCACGCGCTTTACGAGCGCGGACGTGGTCCGGCATCCGCTCGTCGCGCGAATCGTCGAGGCTTACGACGAGTTCCACGCGCAGCACAAGGACGAGTAA
- the miaB gene encoding tRNA (N6-isopentenyl adenosine(37)-C2)-methylthiotransferase MiaB: MTKKVYVKTFGCQMNEYDSDKMVDVLNAAEGLEKTDSPEDADIILFNTCSVREKAQEKVFSDLGRVRELKEAKPDLLIGVGGCVASQEGASIVARAPYVDLVFGPQTLHRLPQMIDARRESGRAQVDITFPEIEKFDHLPPARVEGPSAFVSIMEGCSKYCSYCVVPYTRGDEVSRPLDDVLTEIAGLADQGVREVTLLGQNVNAYRGALTAGAHEIADFATLIEYVADIPGIERIRYTTSHPKEFTQRLLDVYAKVPKLVDHLHLPVQHGSDRILMAMKRGYTVLEYKSLIRKLRAIRPNLSLSTDIIVGFPGETEADFDKTMALVHEMSYDTSFSFIYSPRPGTPAANLADDTPREVKLERLQHLQATIEENVARISQSMLGKVERILVEGPSRKDPNELAGRTENNRVVNFPAPLTAHARLIGQMIDVKINHAYPHSLRGELVLAHDDASAATH, translated from the coding sequence ATGACCAAGAAAGTTTACGTAAAAACCTTCGGCTGCCAGATGAACGAGTACGACTCGGACAAGATGGTCGACGTGCTCAACGCCGCCGAAGGGCTGGAAAAGACCGACAGCCCGGAAGACGCGGACATCATCCTGTTCAACACCTGCTCGGTGCGCGAAAAGGCCCAGGAGAAGGTGTTCTCCGATCTCGGACGCGTGCGCGAGCTCAAGGAGGCGAAGCCGGATCTGCTGATCGGCGTCGGCGGCTGCGTCGCGAGCCAGGAAGGCGCGTCGATCGTCGCGCGCGCGCCGTACGTCGACCTCGTGTTCGGCCCGCAGACGCTGCACCGCCTGCCGCAGATGATCGACGCGCGCCGCGAAAGCGGCCGCGCGCAGGTCGACATCACGTTCCCCGAAATCGAGAAGTTCGACCACCTGCCGCCCGCGCGCGTCGAAGGCCCGAGCGCGTTCGTGTCGATCATGGAAGGCTGCTCGAAATACTGCAGCTACTGCGTCGTGCCGTACACGCGCGGCGACGAAGTCTCGCGCCCGCTCGACGACGTGCTGACCGAGATCGCGGGCCTCGCCGATCAGGGCGTGCGCGAAGTCACGCTGCTCGGCCAGAACGTGAACGCATACCGGGGCGCGCTGACGGCGGGCGCGCACGAGATCGCCGATTTCGCGACGCTCATCGAATACGTCGCCGACATCCCCGGCATCGAGCGGATCCGCTACACGACGTCGCATCCGAAGGAATTCACGCAGCGCCTGCTCGACGTGTACGCGAAGGTGCCGAAGCTCGTCGACCATCTGCACCTGCCCGTGCAGCACGGCTCGGACCGCATTCTGATGGCGATGAAGCGCGGCTACACGGTGCTCGAATACAAATCGCTGATCCGCAAGCTGCGCGCGATCCGCCCGAACCTGTCGCTGTCGACGGACATCATCGTGGGCTTCCCCGGCGAGACCGAGGCCGACTTCGACAAGACGATGGCGCTCGTTCACGAGATGAGCTACGACACGAGCTTCTCGTTCATCTACAGCCCGCGCCCCGGCACGCCGGCCGCGAACCTCGCCGACGACACGCCGCGCGAGGTCAAGCTCGAGCGCCTGCAACATCTGCAGGCGACGATCGAGGAGAACGTCGCGAGGATCAGCCAGTCGATGCTCGGCAAGGTCGAGCGAATCCTCGTCGAGGGGCCGTCGCGCAAGGACCCGAACGAGCTCGCAGGCCGCACCGAGAACAACCGGGTCGTGAATTTCCCCGCGCCGCTCACGGCGCACGCGCGCCTGATCGGCCAGATGATCGACGTGAAGATCAATCACGCGTATCCGCACTCGCTGCGCGGCGAGCTCGTGCTCGCGCACGACGACGCGAGCGCCGCCACGCACTGA
- a CDS encoding LysR family transcriptional regulator encodes MDRLGDIRLFVEAAELGSLSAAGRKLNLTPAAASARLAKLEAQVSTRLFERSTRRLRLTDEGRLYLNCCRQALQALDDADAMLQEGRNVVSGKVRLSSTADFGRNQLLDWLDEFNARYPDVTFSVTASDSSSNLWQDEIDLAIRFAAPPDGALIARPLAANRRVLCASPAFVDKYGTPKDPHDLARFPCNVITVASGPINVWRFTRGGDTQTYTVPLANAHETNDGGFTREWTIRGHGIALKSIWDVARDVRAGRLKVLLPEWRHQDAPLHAIHHSKRYMAPRVRVLLDFLVERFAQEEKALEDLLNACR; translated from the coding sequence ATGGATCGACTGGGCGACATCCGCTTGTTCGTCGAGGCAGCGGAGCTCGGCAGCCTGTCGGCCGCCGGGCGCAAGCTGAACCTCACGCCCGCCGCCGCGAGCGCGCGGCTCGCGAAGCTGGAGGCGCAGGTATCGACGCGCCTGTTCGAACGCTCGACGCGGCGGCTGCGGCTCACCGACGAGGGCCGCCTGTACCTGAACTGCTGCCGGCAAGCGCTGCAGGCGCTCGACGACGCGGACGCGATGCTGCAGGAAGGGCGCAACGTCGTGAGCGGCAAGGTGCGGCTGTCGTCCACCGCGGATTTCGGGCGCAATCAGCTGCTCGACTGGCTCGACGAATTCAACGCGCGCTATCCGGACGTGACGTTCTCGGTGACGGCGTCGGATTCGTCGTCGAATCTGTGGCAGGACGAGATCGATCTCGCGATCCGTTTCGCCGCGCCGCCCGACGGCGCGCTGATCGCGCGGCCGCTCGCGGCGAACCGGCGCGTGCTGTGCGCGTCGCCCGCGTTCGTCGACAAGTACGGCACGCCGAAGGACCCGCACGATCTGGCCCGCTTTCCATGCAACGTGATCACGGTCGCATCGGGACCGATCAACGTCTGGCGCTTCACGCGCGGCGGCGATACGCAGACCTACACGGTGCCGCTCGCGAACGCGCACGAGACGAACGACGGCGGCTTCACGCGCGAATGGACGATCCGCGGCCACGGAATCGCGCTGAAATCGATCTGGGACGTCGCCCGCGACGTTCGCGCGGGCCGGCTCAAGGTGCTGCTGCCCGAGTGGCGGCACCAGGACGCGCCGCTGCACGCGATCCATCACAGCAAGCGCTACATGGCGCCGCGCGTGCGGGTGCTGCTCGATTTTCTCGTCGAGCGCTTCGCGCAAGAGGAAAAGGCGCTCGAGGATCTGTTGAACGCGTGCCGGTAA
- a CDS encoding MFS transporter — translation MPLPLLALAISAFAIGTTEFVIMGLLPDVARDLAVTLPSAGLLVSGYALGVAAGAPLLAVLTSRMPRKAALQLLMAIFIAGNVLCALAQSYGMLMFARVVTSFAHGSFFGIGAVVAASLVSVDKRASAIALMFTGLTLANVLGVPFGTFVGQTLGWRATFWIVAALGVASLAGVAALVPKPRDAGRAALGRELRVLKEPQVWLALAMTVLGFGGVFVVFTYIAPILEDVTGFSPHAVSLVLVLFGVGLTIGNAIGGRLADRALMPSLLAILVALIAVMAVFAKTSHLPAAAAITVFVWGIAAFATVPPLQSRVVEKAAHAPNLASTLNIGAFNVGNAGGAWLGGVALSHGAPLDALPWVAAVVTLAALAVTVLAARLDTRVSPGAAAAAQ, via the coding sequence ATGCCTCTACCGTTACTCGCGCTCGCGATCAGCGCGTTCGCCATCGGCACCACCGAATTCGTCATCATGGGCTTGCTGCCCGACGTCGCGCGCGATCTCGCCGTCACGCTGCCGTCCGCGGGCCTCCTCGTGAGCGGCTATGCGCTCGGCGTCGCCGCGGGCGCGCCGCTGCTCGCCGTGCTCACGAGCCGGATGCCGCGCAAGGCCGCGCTGCAACTGCTGATGGCGATCTTCATCGCAGGCAACGTGCTGTGCGCGCTCGCGCAGAGCTACGGGATGCTGATGTTCGCGCGTGTCGTCACGTCGTTCGCGCACGGCTCGTTCTTCGGGATCGGCGCGGTCGTCGCCGCGTCGCTCGTGAGCGTCGACAAGCGCGCGAGCGCGATCGCGCTGATGTTCACCGGGCTCACGCTCGCGAACGTGCTCGGCGTGCCGTTCGGCACCTTCGTCGGCCAGACGCTCGGCTGGCGAGCGACGTTCTGGATCGTCGCGGCGCTTGGCGTCGCGTCGCTCGCCGGCGTCGCCGCGCTCGTGCCGAAGCCGCGCGATGCGGGCCGCGCCGCGCTCGGCCGCGAGCTGCGCGTGCTGAAGGAGCCGCAGGTGTGGCTCGCGCTCGCGATGACGGTGCTCGGCTTCGGCGGCGTGTTCGTCGTGTTCACGTACATCGCGCCGATCCTCGAGGACGTGACGGGCTTCTCGCCGCACGCGGTGTCGCTCGTGCTCGTGCTGTTCGGCGTCGGGCTCACGATCGGCAACGCGATCGGCGGCCGTCTCGCGGATCGTGCGCTGATGCCGTCGCTGCTCGCGATTCTCGTCGCCCTGATCGCCGTGATGGCGGTGTTCGCGAAGACGAGCCATCTGCCCGCCGCGGCGGCCATCACTGTGTTCGTGTGGGGAATCGCTGCTTTTGCGACGGTTCCTCCGCTACAGTCGCGTGTCGTCGAGAAGGCCGCGCACGCGCCGAATCTCGCGTCGACGCTGAACATCGGCGCGTTCAACGTCGGCAATGCGGGCGGCGCGTGGCTGGGCGGCGTCGCGCTGTCGCACGGGGCGCCGCTCGACGCACTGCCTTGGGTGGCGGCCGTCGTCACGCTCGCCGCGTTGGCGGTCACGGTGCTCGCCGCACGGCTCGATACGCGCGTCTCACCGGGGGCGGCTGCAGCGGCGCAATGA
- a CDS encoding helix-turn-helix domain-containing protein → MHSPLALVRDVSSQDAAAAADADMSLDALERLVGVNLARLRAERQLSLDALARLSGVSRAMLAQIESARSVPSIKVLCKVAAALKVSVAAFLRRHAVNGFEHLSAERAVRVVSSNGRFSARALYPEGEPAVAEFHELRIAPLHTEPGAPRAPGTSVNLVVSEGTLEVSIHDRRQLLATGDAIVFDADQPYTLRNPGDTEARAFRVTVNAEVPPRWHVPA, encoded by the coding sequence ATGCATTCACCGTTGGCGCTCGTGCGCGATGTGTCTTCACAGGATGCCGCTGCGGCGGCCGACGCCGATATGTCGCTCGATGCGCTCGAGCGGCTCGTCGGCGTGAATCTCGCGCGGCTGCGCGCGGAACGCCAGCTGTCGCTCGATGCGCTCGCGCGGCTCTCCGGCGTGTCGCGCGCGATGCTCGCGCAGATCGAATCGGCGCGCAGCGTGCCGTCGATCAAGGTGCTTTGCAAGGTCGCGGCCGCGCTGAAGGTGTCGGTTGCCGCGTTCCTGCGCCGTCACGCGGTCAACGGCTTCGAGCACTTGAGCGCCGAGCGCGCGGTGCGCGTCGTCAGCTCGAACGGACGCTTTTCCGCGCGCGCGCTGTATCCGGAAGGCGAGCCCGCGGTCGCCGAGTTCCACGAGTTGCGGATCGCGCCGCTGCACACCGAGCCGGGCGCGCCGCGCGCGCCCGGCACGAGCGTGAATCTCGTCGTCAGCGAAGGCACGCTCGAAGTCAGCATCCACGATCGCCGCCAGTTGCTCGCGACGGGCGATGCGATCGTGTTCGACGCCGATCAGCCGTACACGCTGCGCAATCCGGGCGATACCGAGGCGCGCGCGTTTCGCGTGACGGTGAACGCCGAAGTGCCGCCGCGCTGGCACGTGCCGGCTTGA
- the ribB gene encoding 3,4-dihydroxy-2-butanone-4-phosphate synthase yields the protein MSFPLPSKSAPADAFSDLPLLDVEPVPPRIAAALAALREGRAVVLQDDHDRENEADLIVAAERLTDETMALLIRECSGIVCLCLTDEKVRALALPPMAQLNESKNGTAFTVSIEARAGVTTGVSAADRVTTIRAAIADDAQPHDIVRPGHVFPLRAAPGGVLARRGHTEGTVDLAILAGLKPAGVLCELMNPDGTMTRGADVERFAAQHGLPMLTIAELVEFRERLASLRERDACCEGVA from the coding sequence ATGTCGTTTCCGTTGCCTTCGAAGTCGGCGCCCGCCGACGCTTTCTCCGATCTTCCATTGCTCGATGTCGAACCGGTGCCGCCGCGCATCGCCGCCGCGCTCGCCGCGCTGCGCGAAGGGCGCGCGGTCGTGCTGCAGGACGACCACGACCGCGAGAACGAAGCCGATCTGATCGTTGCCGCCGAACGGCTCACCGACGAGACGATGGCGCTCCTGATCCGCGAGTGCAGCGGCATCGTCTGCCTGTGCCTGACGGACGAAAAGGTGCGCGCGCTCGCGCTGCCGCCGATGGCGCAATTGAACGAGAGCAAGAACGGCACCGCGTTCACGGTATCGATCGAGGCGCGCGCCGGCGTGACGACGGGCGTGTCCGCCGCCGATCGCGTGACGACGATTCGCGCGGCGATCGCCGACGACGCACAGCCGCACGACATCGTGCGCCCCGGCCACGTGTTTCCGCTGCGCGCGGCGCCGGGCGGAGTGCTCGCGCGGCGCGGCCATACCGAGGGCACCGTCGATCTCGCGATCCTCGCCGGGCTGAAGCCCGCGGGCGTGCTGTGCGAGCTGATGAATCCGGACGGCACGATGACGCGCGGCGCGGACGTCGAGCGTTTCGCCGCGCAGCACGGGCTGCCGATGCTGACGATCGCGGAGCTCGTCGAATTCCGCGAACGGCTCGCGTCGTTGCGCGAGCGCGACGCGTGCTGCGAGGGCGTCGCCTGA
- a CDS encoding HAD family hydrolase, translating into MLDHLICDCDGVLVDSEVIADRVLFDTLSAAFPAIDFTADAKAAFGQQTSRFLADLEARHGIAMPEDFLDTIEHNIETGLAQWLAPIAGVRDALTKIALPAAVVSNSRLARVRNSLKRAALTDVFGERVFSAEQVARPKPYPDVYLHAARTLGVEPARCIVVEDSVSGLNAARAAGMKTIAFVGASHIPGGYEDALRKMGIMRIMRSMDELPALVSAGMRGEFGDVQS; encoded by the coding sequence ATGCTCGACCACCTCATTTGCGACTGCGACGGCGTGCTCGTCGACAGCGAAGTGATCGCCGATCGCGTGCTGTTCGACACGCTGTCGGCCGCGTTCCCCGCAATCGATTTCACGGCAGACGCGAAAGCCGCGTTCGGCCAGCAAACGTCGCGCTTCCTCGCGGATCTCGAAGCGCGCCACGGCATCGCGATGCCGGAGGACTTCCTCGATACGATCGAGCACAACATCGAGACCGGGCTCGCGCAATGGCTCGCGCCGATCGCGGGCGTACGCGACGCACTGACGAAGATCGCCCTGCCCGCGGCCGTCGTGTCGAACAGCCGGCTCGCGCGCGTGCGCAACTCGCTCAAGCGCGCGGCGCTCACCGACGTATTCGGCGAGCGCGTGTTCAGCGCCGAACAGGTTGCACGGCCGAAGCCTTATCCGGACGTGTATCTGCACGCGGCGCGAACGCTTGGCGTCGAGCCGGCGCGCTGCATCGTCGTCGAAGACAGCGTATCGGGGCTGAACGCCGCGCGCGCGGCCGGCATGAAGACGATCGCGTTCGTCGGCGCGAGCCACATTCCCGGCGGCTATGAAGATGCGCTGCGCAAGATGGGCATCATGCGCATCATGCGCTCGATGGACGAGTTGCCCGCGCTCGTCAGCGCGGGCATGCGCGGCGAATTCGGCGACGTGCAGTCGTAG
- a CDS encoding MIP/aquaporin family protein, translating to MSPYIAEFIGTALLVLLGNGAVANVLLAKTKGKGADLIVIVMGWAMAVFVAVYVTASFSGAHLNPIVTISLALAGKFAWAKVGGYIAAQMLGGMAGALLVWLAYRQHFAKETDPDLKLAVFCTAPAIRSVTHNVLTEAICTFVLILGVLYLASPQVGLGALDALPVGLLVLGIGISLGGPTGYAMSPARDLSPRIMHALLPIPGKRDSDWRYAWVPVLGPLVGGVLAANLYLYLHTAH from the coding sequence ATGTCACCATACATCGCGGAGTTCATCGGCACGGCCCTCCTCGTGCTGCTCGGCAACGGCGCCGTCGCGAACGTCCTGCTCGCGAAGACCAAAGGCAAAGGCGCGGACCTCATCGTCATCGTGATGGGTTGGGCGATGGCGGTATTCGTCGCGGTCTACGTGACCGCATCGTTCTCCGGCGCGCACCTGAATCCGATCGTCACGATCAGCCTCGCGCTCGCCGGCAAGTTCGCCTGGGCGAAGGTGGGCGGCTACATCGCGGCGCAGATGCTGGGCGGCATGGCGGGCGCGCTCCTCGTGTGGCTTGCATATCGCCAGCACTTCGCGAAGGAAACCGATCCCGACCTGAAGCTCGCCGTGTTCTGCACGGCGCCCGCGATCCGCAGCGTCACGCACAACGTGCTGACGGAGGCGATCTGCACGTTCGTGCTGATCCTCGGCGTGCTGTATCTCGCGTCGCCGCAAGTCGGTCTCGGCGCGCTCGACGCGCTGCCCGTCGGCCTGCTCGTGCTCGGCATCGGCATCTCGCTCGGCGGCCCGACGGGCTACGCGATGAGCCCCGCGCGCGACCTGTCGCCGCGCATCATGCACGCGCTGCTGCCGATTCCCGGCAAGCGCGACAGCGACTGGCGCTACGCATGGGTGCCGGTGCTCGGGCCGCTCGTCGGCGGCGTGCTCGCGGCGAACCTGTACCTGTATCTGCATACGGCGCACTGA
- the glpK gene encoding glycerol kinase GlpK, translating into MRRARGANHNYVRMEMRQMQDQYILALDQGTTSSRAMLFDRQGNIVSIAQKEFEQIYPRPGWVEHDPQEIWSTQAGVAAEAVTRVGLNGTSIAAIGITNQRETTIVWDRETGHPIYNAIVWQDRRTADFCDQLKAQGLSEKVRAKTGLPIDSYFSATKIRWILDNVEGAREKARQGKLAFGTVDSWLVWNFTKHELHVTDVTNASRTMLFNIHTLDWDDELLDALEIPRSMLPQVRASSEIYGPTKTTVFASKIPLAGIAGDQQAALFGQMCTSSGMVKNTYGTGCFLMMNTGETPIESQNNLVTTIAWQVDGKVNYALEGSIFIAGAVVQWLRDGLGIIKSASEIEALAAGVPHTDGVYLVPAFAGLGAPHWNARARGSLFGVTRGTTSAHLARAALDSIAYQSLDVLKAMEADSGIRIGELRVDGGASANNLLMQFQADLLGVDAVRPRVTETTALGAAYLAGLAIGYWKNVDELHSQWQLERRFAPSMQREQVSSCLCGWQRAVRAAKAWADDTQ; encoded by the coding sequence ATGCGCCGCGCCCGCGGCGCCAATCACAACTACGTACGGATGGAGATGAGACAGATGCAGGATCAATACATCCTCGCGCTCGACCAGGGCACGACCAGCTCCCGCGCCATGCTGTTCGATCGACAAGGCAACATCGTGTCGATCGCGCAGAAGGAATTCGAGCAAATTTATCCGCGGCCGGGCTGGGTCGAGCACGATCCGCAGGAGATCTGGTCGACGCAGGCGGGCGTCGCGGCCGAGGCCGTCACGCGCGTCGGCCTGAACGGCACGTCGATCGCCGCGATCGGCATCACGAACCAGCGCGAGACGACGATCGTCTGGGATCGCGAGACGGGCCATCCAATCTACAACGCAATCGTCTGGCAGGATCGCCGCACCGCCGATTTCTGCGACCAGTTGAAAGCGCAGGGCCTGAGCGAGAAGGTGCGCGCGAAGACGGGGCTGCCGATCGATTCGTACTTCTCGGCCACCAAGATCCGCTGGATTCTCGACAACGTCGAAGGCGCGCGCGAGAAGGCGCGCCAGGGCAAGCTCGCGTTCGGCACGGTCGACAGCTGGCTCGTCTGGAACTTCACGAAGCACGAGCTGCACGTGACCGACGTGACGAACGCGTCGCGCACGATGCTCTTCAACATCCACACGCTCGACTGGGACGACGAACTGCTCGACGCGCTCGAGATCCCGCGCAGCATGCTGCCGCAAGTGCGCGCGTCGTCGGAGATCTACGGGCCGACGAAGACCACCGTGTTCGCCTCGAAGATTCCGCTCGCCGGCATCGCGGGCGACCAGCAGGCCGCCCTCTTCGGCCAGATGTGCACGAGCTCCGGCATGGTGAAGAACACCTACGGCACCGGCTGCTTCCTGATGATGAACACCGGCGAGACGCCGATCGAATCACAGAACAACCTCGTCACGACGATCGCATGGCAGGTCGACGGCAAGGTCAACTACGCGCTCGAAGGCAGCATCTTCATCGCGGGCGCGGTCGTGCAATGGCTGCGCGACGGGCTCGGGATCATCAAGAGCGCGTCGGAAATCGAAGCGCTCGCGGCGGGCGTGCCTCACACGGACGGCGTCTATCTCGTGCCCGCGTTCGCCGGCCTCGGCGCGCCGCACTGGAACGCGCGCGCGCGCGGATCGCTCTTCGGCGTCACGCGCGGCACGACGTCCGCGCACCTCGCGCGCGCGGCGCTCGATTCGATCGCGTATCAGTCGCTCGACGTGCTGAAGGCGATGGAAGCCGACTCGGGCATCCGGATCGGCGAGCTGCGCGTGGACGGCGGCGCAAGCGCGAACAATCTGCTGATGCAGTTCCAGGCGGATCTGCTCGGCGTCGACGCGGTGCGCCCGCGCGTCACCGAGACGACTGCGCTCGGCGCCGCGTATCTCGCGGGCCTTGCGATCGGCTACTGGAAGAACGTCGACGAGCTGCACAGCCAATGGCAGCTCGAGCGCCGCTTCGCGCCGTCGATGCAGCGCGAGCAGGTGAGCTCGTGCCTCTGCGGCTGGCAGCGCGCGGTGCGCGCGGCGAAGGCATGGGCAGACGACACGCAGTAA